The proteins below come from a single Burkholderia sp. FERM BP-3421 genomic window:
- the trxB gene encoding thioredoxin-disulfide reductase, giving the protein MSTPKHAKVLILGSGPAGYTAAVYAARANLSPVLVTGIAQGGQLMTTTDVENWPADANGVQGPDLMQRFLAHAERFNTEILFDHIHTAKLDEKPLRLVGDAGEYTCDALIIATGASAQYLGLPSEEAFMGKGVSACATCDGFFYKNQNVAVVGGGNTAVEEALYLTGIAKKVTVIHRRDKFRAEPILIDRLLEKEKEGAVEIKWNHVLDEVTGDDSGVSGLRIKHVETGTTEDLAVQGLFVAIGHKPNTDIFKGQLEMKDGYIITNSGLSGNATGTSIAGVFAAGDVQDHIYRQAITSAGTGCMAALDAQRYLESLHDRK; this is encoded by the coding sequence ATGTCCACGCCCAAACACGCGAAAGTTCTGATTCTCGGTTCCGGCCCCGCCGGCTACACGGCGGCCGTCTACGCGGCCCGCGCCAACCTCTCGCCCGTGCTGGTCACGGGCATCGCGCAGGGCGGCCAGCTGATGACCACGACCGACGTGGAGAACTGGCCCGCGGACGCGAACGGCGTGCAGGGCCCGGACCTGATGCAGCGCTTCCTCGCGCACGCGGAGCGCTTCAACACCGAGATCCTGTTCGATCACATCCACACCGCGAAGCTCGACGAAAAGCCGCTCCGCCTCGTCGGCGACGCCGGCGAATACACCTGCGACGCGCTGATCATCGCGACGGGCGCGTCGGCGCAGTATCTCGGCCTGCCGTCCGAGGAAGCGTTCATGGGCAAGGGCGTGTCGGCCTGCGCGACCTGCGACGGCTTCTTCTACAAGAACCAGAACGTCGCCGTGGTCGGCGGCGGCAACACCGCGGTCGAGGAAGCGCTGTACCTGACCGGCATCGCGAAGAAGGTCACCGTGATCCACCGCCGCGACAAGTTCCGCGCCGAGCCGATCCTGATCGACCGCCTGCTGGAGAAGGAAAAGGAAGGCGCGGTCGAGATCAAGTGGAACCACGTGCTCGACGAGGTCACGGGCGACGACTCCGGCGTGTCGGGCCTGCGCATCAAGCACGTCGAGACCGGCACGACCGAGGATCTCGCGGTGCAGGGCCTGTTCGTCGCGATCGGCCACAAGCCGAACACCGACATCTTCAAGGGCCAGCTCGAGATGAAGGACGGCTACATCATCACGAACAGCGGCCTGTCGGGCAACGCGACCGGCACCAGCATCGCGGGCGTGTTCGCCGCCGGCGACGTGCAGGATCACATCTACCGCCAGGCGATCACGAGCGCCGGCACGGGCTGCATGGCCGCGCTCGACGCGCAGCGCTACCTGGAAAGCCTGCACGACCGCAAGTAA
- a CDS encoding DNA translocase FtsK translates to MAKAPYTAQAQALPHRMSRLLGEIRWILQVALLAFLLMALLSYSRRDPSWTHAAQVDHISNWAGRVGAWTADIMLLLFGLSAYWLVVLLARQVASNYRRITRQDVVPETPRKPASWLAEGAAFVLVLLASDGVEALRMWSLKVQLPRAPGGVVGEAVAGGMSHAFGFTGGTLALLVALAIGLSLYFRFSWLSVAERVGDAILSAVTLARLRREAERDRKLGEAAAVRREGKVEEERVRIEEHEPVTIVPPIVTPAKSERVEKERQVPLFTDLPGDSTLPPIALLDPAPQTQEAISADTLEFTSRLIEKKLKDFGVEVSVVAAYPGPVVTRYEIEPATGVKGSQVVGLAKDLARALSIMSVRVVETIPGKNYMALELPNQRRQTVRLSEILGSEVYAAAPSVLTLGLGKDIGGKPVCADLAKMPHLLVAGTTGSGKSVGINAMILSLLYKASAEQVRLILIDPKMLEMSVYEGIPHLLCPVVTDMRQAGHALNWTVAEMERRYKLMSKLGVRNLAGYNNKIEDAAKREEKLPNPFSLTPDDPEPLGKLPYIVVVIDELADLMMVVGKKVEELIARIAQKARAAGIHLILATQRPSVDVITGLIKANVPTRIAFQVSSKIDSRTILDQMGAESLLGMGDMLYLPPGTGLPVRVHGAFVSDDEVHRVVEKLKEHGEPNYIDGLLEGGVADGDEGSGGAGTGEGGDESDPLYDQAVEIVIKNRRASISLVQRHLRIGYNRAARLLEQMEQSGLVSAMSSGGNREILVPTRDTE, encoded by the coding sequence ATGGCAAAAGCTCCCTATACCGCGCAGGCACAGGCGCTGCCGCACCGGATGTCGCGGCTCCTCGGCGAGATCCGCTGGATTCTCCAGGTCGCGCTGCTTGCGTTCCTGCTGATGGCGCTCCTGAGCTACAGCCGGCGCGACCCGAGCTGGACGCACGCCGCCCAGGTCGACCACATTTCGAACTGGGCCGGCCGCGTCGGCGCCTGGACGGCCGACATCATGCTGCTGCTGTTCGGCCTGTCGGCGTACTGGCTCGTCGTGCTGCTCGCGCGCCAGGTCGCCTCGAACTACCGGCGCATCACCCGCCAGGACGTCGTCCCCGAAACGCCGCGCAAGCCCGCGAGCTGGCTCGCGGAAGGCGCCGCGTTCGTGCTGGTGCTGCTCGCGAGCGACGGCGTCGAGGCGCTGCGCATGTGGTCGCTGAAGGTCCAGCTGCCGCGCGCGCCGGGCGGCGTGGTCGGCGAGGCGGTCGCGGGCGGCATGTCGCACGCGTTCGGCTTCACGGGCGGCACGCTCGCGCTCCTGGTCGCGCTCGCGATCGGGCTGTCGCTGTATTTCCGGTTTTCGTGGCTGTCGGTGGCGGAGCGCGTCGGCGATGCGATCCTGTCGGCGGTCACGCTCGCCAGGCTGCGCCGCGAGGCGGAGCGCGACCGCAAGCTCGGCGAGGCCGCGGCGGTGCGCCGCGAGGGCAAGGTCGAGGAGGAGCGGGTGCGGATCGAGGAGCACGAGCCCGTCACGATCGTGCCGCCCATCGTCACGCCCGCGAAGTCGGAGCGGGTCGAGAAGGAGCGCCAGGTGCCGCTCTTCACCGACTTGCCGGGCGACTCCACGCTGCCGCCGATCGCGCTGCTCGATCCCGCGCCGCAGACCCAGGAGGCGATTTCCGCCGACACCCTCGAATTCACCTCGCGGCTGATCGAGAAGAAGCTCAAGGACTTCGGCGTCGAGGTGAGCGTGGTCGCCGCCTACCCGGGGCCCGTCGTCACCCGCTACGAGATCGAGCCCGCCACCGGCGTGAAGGGCAGCCAGGTCGTCGGCCTCGCGAAGGATCTCGCGCGCGCGCTGTCGATCATGTCGGTGCGGGTGGTCGAGACGATTCCCGGCAAGAACTACATGGCGCTCGAGCTGCCGAACCAGCGCCGCCAGACCGTGCGGCTGTCGGAGATCCTCGGTTCCGAGGTGTATGCGGCCGCGCCGTCGGTGCTCACGCTCGGCCTGGGCAAGGACATCGGCGGCAAGCCCGTGTGCGCGGACCTCGCGAAGATGCCGCACCTGCTGGTGGCCGGCACGACCGGCTCGGGCAAGTCGGTCGGGATCAACGCGATGATCCTGTCGCTGCTCTACAAGGCGAGCGCCGAGCAGGTGCGCCTGATCCTGATCGATCCGAAGATGCTCGAAATGAGCGTCTACGAAGGCATACCGCATCTGCTGTGCCCGGTCGTCACCGACATGCGCCAGGCGGGCCACGCGCTCAACTGGACGGTGGCGGAGATGGAGCGCCGCTACAAGCTGATGAGCAAGCTCGGCGTGCGCAATCTGGCCGGCTACAACAACAAGATCGAGGATGCCGCGAAGCGCGAGGAGAAGCTGCCGAATCCGTTCAGCCTGACGCCGGACGATCCGGAGCCGCTCGGCAAGCTGCCGTACATCGTGGTCGTGATCGACGAGCTGGCGGACCTGATGATGGTGGTCGGCAAGAAGGTCGAGGAACTGATCGCGCGGATCGCGCAGAAGGCGCGCGCGGCCGGCATCCACCTGATCCTCGCCACGCAGCGTCCGTCGGTCGACGTGATCACGGGCCTCATCAAGGCGAACGTGCCGACGCGGATCGCGTTCCAGGTCTCGTCGAAGATCGACTCGCGCACGATTCTCGACCAGATGGGCGCCGAATCGCTGCTCGGCATGGGCGACATGCTCTACCTGCCGCCCGGCACCGGCCTGCCCGTGCGCGTGCACGGCGCGTTCGTGTCGGACGACGAGGTGCACCGCGTGGTCGAGAAGCTCAAGGAGCACGGCGAGCCCAACTACATCGACGGTCTGCTCGAGGGCGGCGTCGCCGACGGCGACGAGGGCTCGGGCGGCGCGGGAACCGGCGAGGGCGGCGACGAGTCCGATCCGCTGTACGACCAGGCGGTCGAGATCGTCATCAAGAACCGCCGCGCGTCGATCTCGCTCGTCCAGCGCCACCTGCGCATCGGCTACAACCGCGCCGCGCGCCTGCTCGAACAGATGGAGCAGTCGGGGCTCGTGTCGGCGATGTCGTCGGGCGGCAACCGCGAAATTCTCGTGCCGACGCGCGACACCGAATGA
- the lolA gene encoding outer membrane lipoprotein chaperone LolA, with translation MQQPSFAVQSKPAAASRRGLARRLGVALAGAALMLGASQAFASGAEQLKAFVTQVRTAKGDFTQQIVKAPSKAASGALATQKPTDNSSGSFVFARPGKFIWSYQKPYQQVLQADGDTLYVYDKDLNQVTERKLAGALGASPAAILFGSNDLDKNYTLRDAGEKGGIDWLEMVPKAQDTQFQRIGIGFKNGVLAAMELHDVFGNVTLLTFTNIQTNPPLKADQFKFVVPKGADVITG, from the coding sequence ATGCAGCAACCGTCGTTTGCAGTTCAGTCGAAACCGGCCGCGGCGTCGCGCCGCGGCCTCGCGCGCCGGCTCGGCGTCGCGCTCGCGGGCGCGGCGCTGATGCTCGGCGCATCGCAGGCGTTCGCGAGCGGCGCCGAGCAGTTGAAGGCGTTCGTCACGCAGGTGCGCACCGCGAAGGGCGATTTCACGCAGCAGATCGTCAAGGCGCCGTCGAAGGCGGCGAGCGGCGCGCTCGCCACGCAGAAGCCGACCGACAATTCGAGCGGCAGCTTCGTGTTCGCGCGTCCGGGCAAGTTCATCTGGTCGTACCAGAAGCCGTACCAGCAGGTGCTGCAGGCGGACGGCGACACGCTCTACGTGTACGACAAGGATCTGAACCAGGTCACCGAGCGCAAGCTCGCGGGCGCGCTGGGCGCGAGCCCGGCCGCGATCCTGTTCGGCAGCAACGATCTCGACAAGAACTACACGCTGCGCGACGCGGGCGAGAAGGGCGGGATCGACTGGCTCGAAATGGTGCCGAAGGCGCAGGACACGCAGTTCCAGCGCATCGGCATCGGCTTCAAGAACGGCGTGCTGGCCGCGATGGAGCTGCATGACGTGTTCGGCAACGTCACGCTGCTGACCTTCACCAACATCCAGACCAATCCGCCGCTCAAGGCCGATCAGTTCAAGTTCGTCGTGCCCAAGGGCGCGGACGTGATCACCGGCTGA
- a CDS encoding replication-associated recombination protein A, whose product MSDLFQVEPRRPLAEALRPKTLAEVIGQTHLLGEGKPLRLAFESGKPHSMILWGPPGVGKTTLARLTAQAFECEFIALSAVLGGVKDIREAMERAQDTLNRTGRHTILFVDEIHRFNKGQQDALLPFVESGLVTFIGATTENPSFEVNSALLSRAQVYVLKSLSDDELRQLLQRAQATALDGLAFEALAVDTLIGYADGDARRFLNLLEQAQTAATSAGLTTIDAEFVGSAMTLNARRFDKGGDNFYDQISALHKSVRGSSPDGALYWFCRMLDGGADPKYLARRIVRMAWEDIGLADPRAMQVANDAAATFERLGSPEGELALGQAVIYLACAAKSNAGYNAFNQAMAFVKQDKSREVPVHLRNAPTRLMKELGYGHAYRYAHDEPHAYAAGETYLPDGMREPRWYQPVPRGLETKIAEKLTWLRELDKAAGKDD is encoded by the coding sequence ATGTCCGACCTGTTTCAAGTCGAACCGCGCCGGCCGCTCGCCGAGGCGCTGCGCCCCAAGACGCTCGCCGAGGTGATCGGCCAGACGCATTTGCTGGGCGAGGGCAAGCCGCTGCGGCTGGCGTTCGAATCGGGCAAGCCGCACTCGATGATCCTGTGGGGGCCGCCCGGCGTCGGCAAGACCACGCTCGCGCGCCTGACCGCGCAGGCGTTCGAGTGCGAATTCATCGCCCTGTCGGCGGTGCTGGGCGGCGTCAAGGACATCCGCGAGGCGATGGAGCGCGCGCAGGACACGCTGAACCGCACGGGCCGGCACACGATCCTGTTCGTCGACGAAATCCACCGCTTCAACAAGGGGCAGCAGGATGCGCTGCTGCCGTTCGTCGAGTCGGGGCTCGTGACCTTCATCGGCGCGACGACCGAGAACCCGAGCTTCGAGGTCAATTCGGCGCTGCTGTCGCGCGCGCAGGTTTACGTGCTGAAGTCGCTGAGCGACGACGAGCTGCGCCAGCTGCTCCAGCGCGCGCAGGCGACCGCGCTCGACGGCCTCGCGTTCGAGGCGCTGGCCGTCGATACGCTGATCGGCTACGCGGACGGCGACGCGCGCCGTTTCCTGAACCTGCTCGAACAGGCGCAGACGGCGGCGACCTCGGCGGGCCTGACGACGATCGACGCCGAGTTCGTCGGCAGCGCGATGACGCTGAACGCGCGGCGCTTCGACAAGGGCGGCGACAACTTCTACGACCAGATCTCGGCGCTGCACAAGTCGGTGCGCGGCTCGAGCCCGGACGGCGCGCTGTACTGGTTCTGCCGGATGCTCGACGGCGGCGCGGATCCGAAGTATCTCGCGCGGCGGATCGTGCGGATGGCGTGGGAGGACATCGGTCTCGCCGATCCGCGCGCGATGCAGGTCGCCAACGACGCGGCCGCGACCTTCGAGCGGCTCGGCTCGCCCGAGGGCGAGCTGGCGCTGGGGCAGGCGGTGATCTACCTGGCCTGCGCGGCGAAGAGCAATGCGGGCTACAACGCGTTCAACCAGGCGATGGCGTTCGTCAAGCAGGACAAGTCGCGCGAGGTGCCCGTGCACCTGCGCAACGCGCCGACCCGGCTCATGAAGGAACTGGGCTACGGGCATGCGTATCGGTATGCGCACGACGAGCCGCACGCGTATGCGGCGGGCGAGACCTACCTGCCCGACGGCATGCGCGAGCCGCGCTGGTACCAGCCGGTGCCGCGCGGGCTCGAAACCAAGATCGCCGAGAAGCTGACGTGGCTGCGCGAACTGGACAAGGCGGCGGGCAAGGACGACTGA
- a CDS encoding DUF2164 domain-containing protein has translation MAIELDKDVRDRAIVSLQRYFTENMEEPIGNLQAGALLGFFLEEIAPLVYNAAVGHAQQQLHGRIAELDIECHEEPFGYWKKFERRKR, from the coding sequence ATGGCCATCGAACTCGACAAGGACGTCCGCGACCGCGCGATCGTCTCGCTGCAACGCTACTTCACCGAAAACATGGAAGAACCGATCGGCAACCTGCAGGCCGGCGCGCTGCTCGGCTTCTTCCTCGAGGAAATCGCGCCGCTCGTCTACAACGCCGCGGTCGGCCACGCGCAGCAGCAACTGCACGGCCGCATCGCCGAACTCGACATCGAGTGCCACGAGGAGCCGTTCGGCTACTGGAAAAAGTTCGAGCGGCGCAAGCGCTGA
- the serS gene encoding serine--tRNA ligase, whose protein sequence is MLDIQLLRKDLDGVAKRLADRGYTLDVAAFSALEAERRAIQTRTEELQARRNSLSKQIGALKGRGEDTSAVMAEVGGIGDEMKASAVQLEDIQARLSELMLGMPNLPHDSVPVGKDEAGNVEARRWGTPRQFDFEVKDHVDVGTPLGLDFETGAKLSGARFTMLRGPIARLHRALAQFMIDTHTQQHGYSETYTPYIVNPEVLYGTGQLPKFADDMFRVEKGGGENTVTQYLISTSEISLTNTVRDSIVDAQALPIKLTAHSPCFRSEAGSYGRDTRGMIRQHQFDKVEMVQVVTPETSYAALDEMVGHAEAILQKLELPYRVMALCTGDMGFAASKTFDLEVWLPAQNTYREISSCSNTEAFQARRMQARYRNAQGKPELVHTLNGSGLAVGRTLVAVLENCQNADGSVTVPVALRPYMGGLERIDAPRQAS, encoded by the coding sequence ATGCTCGACATCCAGTTGCTGCGCAAAGACCTCGACGGCGTAGCGAAACGCCTCGCCGATCGCGGCTACACCCTCGACGTCGCTGCGTTTTCCGCACTTGAAGCGGAACGCCGCGCGATCCAGACCCGTACCGAAGAGCTGCAGGCCCGCCGCAACAGCCTGTCTAAGCAGATCGGCGCGCTGAAGGGGCGAGGCGAGGATACGTCGGCGGTGATGGCGGAAGTGGGCGGCATCGGCGACGAGATGAAGGCCTCGGCGGTGCAGCTCGAGGACATCCAGGCGCGCCTGTCCGAGCTGATGCTCGGCATGCCGAACCTGCCGCACGACAGCGTGCCGGTGGGCAAGGACGAGGCGGGGAACGTCGAGGCCCGTCGCTGGGGCACGCCGCGGCAGTTCGATTTCGAGGTGAAGGATCACGTCGACGTCGGCACGCCGCTCGGCCTCGATTTCGAGACGGGCGCGAAGCTGTCGGGGGCGCGCTTCACGATGCTGCGCGGCCCGATCGCGCGCCTGCATCGCGCGCTCGCGCAGTTCATGATCGACACCCACACGCAGCAGCACGGCTACAGCGAAACCTACACGCCGTACATCGTGAATCCGGAAGTGCTGTACGGCACCGGCCAGCTGCCGAAGTTCGCGGACGACATGTTCCGCGTCGAGAAGGGCGGCGGCGAGAACACGGTCACGCAATACCTGATCTCGACCTCCGAGATCTCGCTGACGAACACGGTGCGCGACTCGATCGTCGACGCGCAGGCGCTGCCGATCAAGCTCACCGCGCATTCGCCGTGCTTCCGCTCGGAGGCGGGCTCGTATGGCCGCGACACGCGCGGCATGATCCGGCAGCACCAGTTCGACAAGGTCGAGATGGTGCAGGTCGTCACGCCGGAGACGTCGTACGCGGCGCTCGACGAGATGGTCGGCCACGCGGAGGCGATCCTGCAGAAGCTCGAGCTGCCGTACCGCGTGATGGCGCTGTGCACGGGCGACATGGGTTTCGCGGCGTCGAAAACCTTCGATCTCGAAGTCTGGCTGCCGGCGCAGAACACCTATCGCGAGATTTCGAGCTGCTCGAACACCGAGGCGTTCCAGGCGCGCCGGATGCAGGCGCGCTATCGCAACGCGCAGGGCAAGCCGGAGCTCGTCCATACGCTGAACGGCTCGGGGCTGGCGGTCGGCCGGACGCTCGTCGCGGTGCTGGAGAACTGCCAGAACGCCGACGGTTCGGTGACGGTGCCGGTCGCGCTGCGTCCGTACATGGGCGGCCTGGAGCGCATCGACGCGCCCCGCCAGGCGTCGTGA
- a CDS encoding recombinase family protein, producing MRIGYARVSTQEQETRAQIDALTKAGVDAVHEEKRSGASTRRPVLDKLLRNLKRGDVLVVYKLDRVARSLKHLLTIIDRLADRGASFESLTEHIDTNTASGRLMLQMLGAFAEFEREMIRERTISGMEAAKVRGVRLGRPRSLKAEDERRVVYQWRTGQYTLTALAHEHSVHISSIKRAILRANPYRQPAYRQ from the coding sequence ATGAGAATCGGTTACGCAAGAGTCTCCACGCAGGAACAGGAGACACGCGCACAGATCGACGCATTGACGAAGGCCGGCGTCGATGCAGTTCACGAAGAAAAGCGATCAGGTGCAAGCACCCGTCGCCCCGTCCTAGACAAACTCCTCCGAAATCTCAAGCGCGGCGACGTCCTGGTCGTCTACAAGCTCGATCGCGTTGCGCGATCGCTCAAGCATCTCCTCACCATCATCGATCGCCTAGCAGACCGAGGGGCGAGCTTTGAGAGCCTTACCGAACACATCGACACCAACACCGCATCCGGGCGGCTGATGCTCCAGATGCTAGGCGCGTTCGCCGAATTCGAACGGGAAATGATCCGCGAGAGGACGATAAGCGGCATGGAAGCCGCCAAGGTGCGCGGGGTCCGCCTGGGCCGCCCACGAAGCCTCAAAGCCGAGGACGAGCGCCGTGTCGTGTACCAATGGCGCACTGGGCAATACACGCTCACTGCGCTAGCGCATGAGCACAGTGTTCACATATCCAGCATCAAGCGCGCGATCCTTCGCGCTAATCCATATCGGCAGCCTGCATACCGCCAGTAA
- a CDS encoding DUF2778 domain-containing protein, translated as MPTICTFALNGASLSTLQCPGIGAFAAFSGMPQDRNKPEAVSHLDNGPLPPGRYYVVDRQSGGRMGWLYDFAREYGYGTNRSQWFALYRDDGKIDDETIIQGVHRGAFRLHPIGPQGRSEGCITLTSIPGFNKLAATLRAQGATIPIPGSGMKAYAIIEVR; from the coding sequence ATGCCAACCATCTGCACGTTCGCCCTAAATGGTGCGTCACTATCCACCCTACAATGCCCTGGCATAGGAGCCTTCGCGGCGTTCTCCGGGATGCCGCAAGACAGGAACAAGCCTGAGGCCGTTTCACACCTCGACAATGGGCCGCTGCCGCCCGGTCGATACTACGTGGTCGATCGGCAATCGGGCGGGCGCATGGGCTGGCTTTATGACTTCGCTCGCGAATATGGCTATGGGACGAACCGCAGCCAATGGTTCGCGCTCTACCGTGACGACGGGAAAATCGATGACGAGACGATTATTCAGGGCGTTCATCGCGGGGCCTTTCGCCTACACCCTATCGGACCACAAGGCCGTAGCGAAGGGTGCATTACACTGACGAGCATCCCGGGTTTCAATAAGCTCGCAGCCACCTTGCGCGCGCAAGGCGCAACGATTCCAATTCCCGGCTCCGGGATGAAGGCATACGCAATCATCGAGGTACGGTAA
- a CDS encoding CoA transferase: protein MSMSENLTLSQPGEVNVAAYLSDIWRALNGDPDDLGALSLVGEGVLPSLFNVTDLASAAIGAVGLAIAELVRQAGGAPPVVEVNRRHASQWFGVSLRPQGWALPPTWDAVAGDYPTADGWIRLHTNAPHHRDAALAVLGVAPEREAVARAVARWQGDALEQAVLDQYGCAAVMRTQEAWARHPQGIAVRAEPLLIHDAVEVDGRRPDWTAPAARPLQGVRVLDLTRVLAGPVATRALAGFGAQVLRIDPLFWDEPNVVPDVVLGKRCARVDLKSADGRALLRRLIGEADVMVHGYRPTALAGLGFDADERRRINPSLIDVSLDAYGWSGAWQGRRGFDSLVQMSTGIAETGMREKGADRPVPLPVQALDHGTGYLMAAAVVRALVRRLATGRGSRVRASLARTAALLVSTGLQSQERPLLAPGVPADLAAGIEATSWGDARRIVSPLAVSGAPMQWAYPARELGWSPATW from the coding sequence ATGAGCATGTCTGAGAATCTGACCTTGTCGCAGCCCGGCGAAGTGAACGTGGCTGCCTACCTAAGCGACATCTGGCGCGCACTGAATGGAGATCCCGACGACCTCGGCGCGTTGAGTCTCGTCGGCGAGGGCGTCTTGCCGTCGCTGTTCAACGTGACCGACTTGGCGTCGGCGGCAATCGGCGCGGTCGGCCTGGCGATCGCGGAACTCGTACGGCAGGCGGGCGGCGCGCCGCCCGTCGTCGAAGTGAATCGCCGCCATGCGTCGCAATGGTTCGGCGTCTCGCTGCGGCCGCAGGGCTGGGCGCTGCCGCCGACCTGGGATGCGGTCGCGGGCGACTACCCGACGGCCGACGGCTGGATCCGACTGCACACCAACGCGCCGCACCACCGCGACGCGGCGCTTGCGGTGCTCGGCGTCGCGCCGGAGCGCGAGGCGGTCGCGCGGGCCGTTGCGCGATGGCAGGGCGACGCGCTCGAACAGGCTGTGCTCGATCAGTACGGCTGCGCGGCCGTGATGCGCACGCAAGAGGCGTGGGCGCGTCATCCGCAGGGCATCGCGGTGCGCGCCGAGCCGCTGCTGATCCACGATGCGGTCGAGGTCGACGGCCGTCGACCGGACTGGACGGCGCCGGCCGCGCGGCCGTTGCAGGGCGTGCGCGTGCTGGACCTGACGCGCGTGCTCGCGGGGCCGGTCGCGACGCGCGCGCTCGCCGGATTCGGCGCGCAGGTGCTCCGCATCGATCCGCTGTTCTGGGACGAGCCGAACGTCGTGCCCGACGTCGTGCTCGGCAAGCGCTGCGCGCGCGTCGATCTGAAATCGGCCGACGGCCGCGCGCTGTTGCGCCGGCTGATCGGCGAGGCGGATGTGATGGTGCACGGCTACCGACCCACGGCGCTCGCGGGGCTCGGTTTCGACGCCGACGAGCGCCGCCGGATCAATCCGTCGCTGATCGACGTGTCGCTCGATGCGTACGGCTGGAGCGGCGCATGGCAAGGCCGCCGGGGTTTCGACAGCCTGGTGCAGATGAGCACGGGCATCGCCGAAACGGGCATGCGCGAGAAGGGCGCGGACCGTCCGGTGCCGCTGCCGGTGCAGGCGCTCGATCATGGCACCGGCTACCTGATGGCCGCGGCGGTGGTGCGCGCGCTGGTGCGTCGTCTTGCGACGGGGCGCGGCAGCCGGGTGCGCGCATCGCTGGCGAGAACCGCGGCGCTGCTGGTGTCCACGGGCCTGCAATCACAGGAGCGGCCCTTGCTCGCGCCCGGTGTGCCTGCCGACCTGGCCGCCGGCATCGAGGCGACGAGCTGGGGCGATGCGCGGCGCATCGTGTCGCCGCTCGCGGTGTCGGGCGCGCCGATGCAATGGGCGTACCCGGCTCGCGAACTGGGTTGGTCGCCGGCCACGTGGTGA
- a CDS encoding GNAT family N-acetyltransferase, which yields MSLRGVCCTPAFENNDLTHAPLSVEANGLLSEGGCACMSSTLTVRRITADQGVVYRELRASSLREPYASGETPGAELSVDAEVAASIAGQRATSDQSTMFLLYTEGHPAGMIGAYFDNTPEHRAFVSELWVAHAVRHLRGGVLLVDTARTWLAERGATEIYAWIADQNRSAIRFYEHVGFGYTGERAPITRIPGAMKSLFVWRLFK from the coding sequence ATTAGTCTGCGCGGGGTGTGTTGCACCCCGGCGTTTGAAAATAACGATTTGACTCATGCCCCGCTTTCGGTTGAAGCTAATGGCTTGCTGTCCGAAGGGGGCTGTGCCTGCATGAGTTCGACTTTGACCGTTCGTCGTATCACCGCCGACCAGGGCGTCGTGTATCGCGAACTCCGCGCGTCGTCGCTGCGGGAGCCCTATGCATCCGGCGAAACGCCGGGTGCCGAATTGTCTGTCGACGCGGAGGTGGCCGCGTCGATCGCGGGCCAGCGCGCGACCTCCGATCAATCGACGATGTTCCTGCTGTACACCGAAGGGCATCCGGCGGGGATGATCGGCGCTTACTTCGACAACACGCCCGAGCATCGCGCGTTCGTCAGCGAGCTGTGGGTCGCCCATGCGGTGCGGCACCTGCGCGGCGGGGTGCTGCTCGTCGACACCGCGCGCACGTGGCTGGCCGAGCGCGGCGCGACCGAGATCTACGCGTGGATCGCCGACCAGAACCGCAGCGCGATCCGTTTCTACGAGCACGTGGGGTTCGGTTACACCGGCGAGCGTGCGCCGATCACGCGCATTCCGGGCGCGATGAAGTCGCTGTTCGTGTGGCGGCTTTTCAAATGA